The Rhodothermaceae bacterium genome includes a region encoding these proteins:
- a CDS encoding glycosyltransferase family 4 protein: MQRVAVELADVLAERDDLQYRQLVLRSAWKWHHIQCAPWLAVTAARLHQIASQGQIDVVLFSSMVTGALATLIRKRCSAANIQLAAIAHGRDVTLPGIYQTLQVRRTLKTLDCVLPVSRATGLECEKRGMPPSRIQVIPNGVTVSRYTVGPGSEGGVQKLLSVGRLVKRKGFAWFVDQVLPMLPSHIEYWIAGTGPESEAIRHAAAARGLEARVHLLGRCSDEHLEKLYGESDLLIMPNLPVEGDMEGFGVVMLEAGSSGTPAIAANLEGIRDVITNDVNGRLVPSGDASAFKNAILNYPTSPTARKKAHNHTTAKFSWPSVAELYVRHLRELHTGTLTN; the protein is encoded by the coding sequence ATGCAGCGCGTTGCCGTAGAACTTGCAGATGTACTGGCAGAACGAGATGATCTACAGTATCGGCAGTTGGTGCTGCGCAGTGCATGGAAGTGGCACCATATTCAGTGTGCTCCCTGGCTTGCAGTAACAGCGGCTCGCCTGCACCAGATCGCCTCACAAGGACAGATAGACGTCGTGCTGTTTTCGTCCATGGTAACGGGAGCTCTCGCGACACTCATACGCAAACGGTGCTCGGCTGCAAACATTCAGTTAGCTGCCATTGCTCACGGCCGGGATGTAACTCTTCCGGGAATCTATCAGACCTTACAGGTTCGCCGTACCTTGAAGACCCTCGACTGTGTTTTGCCCGTGAGTCGGGCGACCGGGCTTGAATGTGAAAAGCGGGGCATGCCCCCGTCACGGATTCAAGTCATTCCGAATGGAGTCACCGTATCAAGATACACGGTTGGACCTGGGAGCGAGGGCGGCGTGCAAAAACTGCTTAGCGTCGGCCGTCTGGTAAAACGGAAAGGCTTTGCCTGGTTTGTCGACCAAGTCTTGCCAATGCTGCCGTCACACATCGAATACTGGATCGCCGGCACGGGGCCCGAGTCAGAAGCCATCCGGCACGCCGCCGCAGCACGTGGGCTTGAAGCGCGCGTGCATCTACTCGGCCGCTGCTCCGATGAACATCTCGAAAAACTCTACGGCGAGTCCGATCTTCTGATTATGCCGAATCTACCTGTTGAGGGAGATATGGAGGGCTTCGGCGTCGTCATGCTGGAAGCTGGTTCATCCGGCACACCGGCCATCGCTGCGAACCTCGAAGGGATCCGGGATGTCATTACTAATGATGTCAATGGGCGGCTTGTGCCAAGTGGCGATGCCTCAGCCTTCAAGAATGCCATCCTGAACTACCCCACCTCCCCGACAGCCCGGAAGAAGGCGCACAACCATACCACCGCAAAATTCAGTTGGCCCAGTGTAGCGGAACTCTATGTTCGCCACCTCCGTGAACTACATACCGGCACACTCACCAACTAA
- a CDS encoding tetratricopeptide repeat protein — MFYISLNLDSNEQQKCGTMKRFSFIFALIFAALAVVPQSQAQLRRANRALERGEIEEAMSLAQELLADKPDDHRTWDLLARVHDAQASQSSMDEYLGHIEAMTEAYRKVLELDSGEADGVIGRLQIFYMQTFNAGITEFNNAQSVAGDDALQAEHFQNSARHFQATAIVFPDSSGSYVNWAYALLGAGDSDAAIEPLKLALEKGGADPELYSFLARIYLTSDRAAEAVPLLEEASGHFPNNAELQNYLLNAYSETGQDDRALETYGNAVANNPENSIYRYNYGSLLLQAERFDEAIEELREATLLDEGYVDAYYNLGAAYINKANAIQQQINAMDDDMRERRDELSDEDEAGIMAEIDVLAAERRGLYEESIIPLEAAKEYAEMEEGRSLVAICAALFQAYAQTGQEDKAELVGECAGM, encoded by the coding sequence ATGTTTTACATCTCCCTGAATCTGGACAGCAACGAACAACAAAAGTGTGGTACCATGAAACGATTTTCTTTCATCTTCGCATTGATTTTTGCCGCTCTGGCGGTAGTTCCTCAAAGTCAGGCACAACTTCGCAGAGCAAATCGGGCTCTTGAGCGGGGAGAAATCGAGGAGGCTATGAGTTTGGCGCAAGAGCTATTGGCGGACAAGCCGGATGATCATAGAACTTGGGATTTACTGGCTCGAGTTCACGATGCACAAGCCTCGCAAAGCTCTATGGATGAGTACCTGGGGCATATAGAAGCAATGACCGAGGCGTATCGAAAAGTTCTTGAGCTTGATTCCGGTGAAGCTGACGGTGTGATCGGCCGATTGCAGATCTTTTATATGCAAACATTCAACGCGGGGATCACGGAATTCAACAATGCTCAGTCTGTGGCAGGTGATGATGCCCTGCAGGCGGAACACTTTCAGAATTCTGCAAGGCATTTTCAGGCGACCGCGATCGTCTTTCCAGATTCGTCAGGATCCTATGTAAACTGGGCCTACGCTCTACTTGGAGCTGGTGATAGTGATGCAGCGATTGAACCACTGAAGCTGGCACTTGAAAAAGGTGGTGCGGATCCCGAATTATACAGTTTCTTGGCGCGGATCTACCTCACAAGTGACCGTGCTGCGGAGGCCGTACCTCTTCTGGAAGAGGCCAGTGGTCACTTTCCCAACAACGCTGAGTTGCAAAATTATCTGTTGAATGCATACTCAGAAACAGGACAGGATGATCGTGCACTGGAAACCTATGGCAACGCCGTTGCCAATAATCCAGAAAATTCGATCTATCGATACAACTATGGATCCCTCTTACTTCAGGCAGAACGTTTTGATGAAGCTATTGAGGAGCTTCGTGAGGCGACCTTGCTGGATGAAGGATATGTAGACGCGTACTATAACCTGGGGGCTGCTTATATCAACAAGGCAAACGCGATTCAGCAGCAAATTAATGCCATGGACGATGATATGCGTGAACGACGGGACGAACTTTCAGACGAAGACGAAGCGGGCATCATGGCGGAGATAGATGTCCTTGCGGCGGAGCGCAGAGGATTATATGAGGAATCAATCATACCATTGGAAGCGGCGAAGGAGTACGCAGAAATGGAAGAGGGACGTTCCTTAGTGGCAATATGTGCGGCCTTGTTCCAGGCGTATGCCCAGACAGGTCAGGAGGATAAGGCGGAGTTAGTTGGTGAGTGTGCCGGTATGTAG